AGTTCACTATTCCAACCTCGCGGGTGTTGCTCTACTTTACAAAGCGAGACCAATTTAACCACTACCGAAGGCATCTCAGCGCCATATAGACGCAGTCGTATGATCTGCCCGTAACCACTCCACAAGCTTTGTATCACCGCATCAAATGCTAAAGCATCAGCATTGGTGAGTCGCAGGAGAGTAGATTCAAGTTCTGCTGATATCGAAAAATGCACTTAAGTTTTATCTCAGCAATTAGCGTAATGATTAGTGTAACCCGGGTCGCATCATCGCCAAATAGCTTTGTGTGATTTTGCCCTGCATCTGCAAAGTGTTAACACTATCAACAAATAAATAATTAAAGCTGACTTTTAGCCAACAAAGATATTTGCAGTGATCTGTATGCATAACTGACGCGTTAATTGCTTACATTCTGATGTAGAGCAATCGGTGTCATACGTCTGTCATGAAATTGCTCTAGAGTATTGCGTCACAACAACAATAAACTAAATGGCTTACTCATGATTTTGTTACAGTTGTCCATCTTTCTTGGGCTGTGGATACTTATTAGCGGTTTATTATTTAAATCATCCAGCAACGCGCTAACCGCGGCAATTGCCTGCATGCTTTCTGTTGTTTCGTTTATTCTGCCATTATCTCTATCTTTTATCTAACATATAAACTATTTCTACTTTCTACCATTCTATCCGACTTTAATTTATTAATTCGCTAAAATTCTTTGTCTGTCAGATAATCACGCCAAACACTTGATCATATAAGGGCATTATAAATAAAAAAATTAAGCTCAAACTTATCAAGATTGCGTTGCCCGATGTATATACATATTGATCTTATTCAGCGCTCTGGCCTATATTGTTTGTCAGCCTTTAAAATCATTAACACATTACCATACAGCTTCTCTATGAAAGTCATTGCCACAATATTCATTAGTTTAGTCCTGCTGCTAGTTGCCAGCCTTGGTACTGGCATATTGGTCAACAGCCAAAGCTCGCTGGGCAAAATACATCCGCTATTTGCGCTGCTGAAAATGATCAGTCCAGCCGAACTAGACGCCCCAACTGCAGCCGCATTAGCTGGGCAAAACCCCGCAGCGCTGGCAGACTACCGACATACTGTGACACAGTTTTATCAGCTATCACGCCAGCCTGAATTTAATGGGCAGATACGCAAACACACCATTCAGGTCAAAGGCGCCCATCAACTTGAGGCTATCAGCTATCGCCCCAACAAGCTTAAGCCGCAGGAAGACGGCGGCTATGCAGCCATACTCTACTTTCATGGGGGCGGTTTTAGCGCCGGCAGCACCCAAGCAGTGAGTAAATTAGCGCAGGCAATCGCGCAGCGCAGTCAAGCCATCGTCATTACTCCAAGCTATCGGCTGGCACCCGAGCATCCGTTTCCGGCTGCCTTTGATGATGCTCGTGCGGCATTAGACTGGCTGTTTAGCCAGCAAGCAAAATTGCAGCTTAGCCCCGCTAAGATTTTTGTGGCCGGCGACAGTGCTGGCGGTAATCTGGCCGCCGCCGTTGCGCTAGCGCATCGAGATCGGCTTGGGCTTGGGCTGATATAAACATCACCACACATGATCAGCAGCCGCTATTGCGTCAGCCGGCAGGCCAGCGGCTAGCCGGTCAAATTCTTATTTATCCCATGCTGCAGACTTATCGTGCTGAATATAACAGCGAGTTGATCAGCGCCGGCGTTCCGCCCAATGCAGAATACTTACATGCCACCGCACAAGCTTATGTGGCAAACGCAGCGGCCAACAACCCCTATCACAGCCCAATGCAGGCTGCAGATAAACAGGGGCTGGCAAAAACCTTGTTAATAACTGCCGGCTTCGACCTACTCAGCACAGAAGCACTGCGCTATCGCGAGCAGCTGCAAGCAGACGGCGTGGCAGTCGAACATTTACATTTTGCAGAGCTAGGCCATGGCTTTATCGGTATGTTAGGGCTGTTGGATGCGGTCGACACATCGCTGACCGCAATCGCGCAATTTGTAGATGCCCCTACTGCAGGGCTTAATGCTCAATAGCAGGCGCCGTAGCTATTGGCTGTTCCGACTTGGCGCGCCAAAAACAGCGCAGCAAAGCCGGTGCCAAGAATAAATTAGAGATTAACGCAAAAATAATCGACACCGCTAATAAGCCACCAAACTCCACTTGGTTTTGAAACTCATCGGTGGCAAATACCATAAAGCAGCCAACCAACACGATCGAGGTGAATAAAATCGCCTGCCCCGCCATTTGCAGGCTGTGACGAATAGCCTCTGTCACTGAATAGCCACGGCTATGCGCTTCGCGAAAGTGATGCATAAAATGAATCGTGTCATCCACCGAAATACCAATNACCACNCANCCAATAATCGATGTAGTAATNGTNAATGGCATATCCACCCAACCCATAAAGCCCATGGTAAAAATAATTGGCATCACATTAGGAATAAACGCCAGCAGGCCATGCTTGAAGTTGCCCATCAATAACAGCATTAATAAGCCAACTAAAATAAAGGCAATCACATAGCTTTCGATCGCGCTAATAATCATGGTCGACAAAATCTTATCCGCCGTCACCATATGGCCAGCATAAGTGACTTCAACATCCAGGCCCGAGGCGGCGATTTCTTTATCAAAGATCACTTTCAGTGCCTCAAGATACTCTGCGGTATGCAAAAGCCGATTATTTTCGTAGTTCATATTTAAACGCGCTAGCGAAAAAGCATCGTTGGCATATTCGCTTAACTCTTTTGAGCCACCAAACTGCAGCAGCAGCATTTCCTGCGCAATCAGCTCACGACTATCCGGAATCAGATAAAATGCTGGATCATCAAAATTCAGCTTGCGGTGGTTTTCTTTCACCATCGAGACAATCGAGTTGATCTTTTTCGCTTCAATCCCCTCAACATTTAACGCATAGCTTGCCGCTTCCAGGCGCTCCAATAGTTGCAAAAATTCTGGCTGATAAATGCCCTGTTCTTCACCGCTATCAACTAACACCTCAAGTACCATCGAGCCACTGAGATTAAAATCAACCAGCTCGGCTGACTTACGAATCGGATGCGTTTCAGGAAACCAGCGCAGCGGATCATGCTGCATCGACACATTGCTGATTCCCACCAGCGATAAAATCGCCAAACCGCTAAAGGCGGCAATCACTCCTTTGG
The Pseudomonadales bacterium genome window above contains:
- a CDS encoding MMPL family transporter gives rise to the protein VDFVDDMISLVSADYTAVDGDDLTVEPLEAIWPSANDTLEQDMAWFKAQVLDNPNYVKNIVSEDGRLAAIVVRLQNFSYKAAPADGSGLSTAQLLSAEDEQQFASSLIAVGLKHHRDDFQVYVSGLPVINFQLIDTSGKMMSKNISIGLLILMALLLLLFRRVSGVVIPMIVVSLTLCATFALLGMSNVPITASLQILPTFLLAIGIADSMHMLSVFYREYDSGLAKQDAIMLAVRKTAVAVLMTTATTAASLLSFTYVELVPMKMLGVFGCIGVLFALIYTVVLLPVILTLVPIRRKSRAADKQPLAEAELAKVDAAELKASVQGKASKVSDRLLQFCGRFSVRYAKGVIAAFSGLAILSLVGISNVSMQHDPLRWFPETHPIRKSAELVDFNLSGSMVLEVLVDSGEEQGIYQPEFLQLLERLEAASYALNVEGIEAKKINSIVSMVKENHRKLNFDDPAFYLIPDSRELIAQEMLLLQFGGSKELSEYANDAFSLARLNMNYENNRLLHTAEYLEALKVIFDKEIAASGLDVEVTYAGHMVTADKILSTMIISAIESYVIAFILVGLLMLLLMGNFKHGLLAFIPNVMPIIFTMGFMGWVDMPXTITTSIIGXVVIGISVDDTIHFMHHFREAHSRGYSVTEAIRHSLQMAGQAILFTSIVLVGCFMVFATDEFQNQVEFGGLLAVSIIFALISNLFLAPALLRCFWRAKSEQPIATAPAIEH
- a CDS encoding alpha/beta hydrolase, which gives rise to MRQPAGQRLAGQILIYPMLQTYRAEYNSELISAGVPPNAEYLHATAQAYVANAAANNPYHSPMQAADKQGLAKTLLITAGFDLLSTEALRYREQLQADGVAVEHLHFAELGHGFIGMLGLLDAVDTSLTAIAQFVDAPTAGLNAQ
- a CDS encoding alpha/beta hydrolase fold domain-containing protein — translated: MYIHIDLIQRSGLYCLSAFKIINTLPYSFSMKVIATIFISLVLLLVASLGTGILVNSQSSLGKIHPLFALLKMISPAELDAPTAAALAGQNPAALADYRHTVTQFYQLSRQPEFNGQIRKHTIQVKGAHQLEAISYRPNKLKPQEDGGYAAILYFHGGGFSAGSTQAVSKLAQAIAQRSQAIVITPSYRLAPEHPFPAAFDDARAALDWLFSQQAKLQLSPAKIFVAGDSAGGNLAAAVALAHRDRLGLGLI